GTGAACATCGCGACCAAACTTGCTCGAGGGCAATCCATTGATGGTGAGCTGCGAAACATAATTGTAAAGAGCGGAACTCTTCCTCAGATCCAAAGTATTCTCGGTCCAGAGAATGCAGCAATCGTCACCAAGCTCATCAATGGTGAAAAAATTTCAGCCCATGAAGCAAATCGGTTCATGACACAAGTTGAAACTGGTTATGTTCTCGATACAAACAGTCCTGGATGTGAACCCGTTCTAATGATAATTGCGGTAATGGGACTGCTAATAATAGTTTATTTCGCAGGAGTTTTTGAGGTTGGTGAATTAACTCCTAAGGGGGGGTCGCGCTTTTGTGCGTCGGGCTTTTGTTCGCCTTCTTGATATATTCAGCATGTAAATGAGGGTTAGACCATTTTCAGCACAATCTTCCCAAACAGATCGCGGGAAAGCATTTTTTCCTGGGCACTGCGGGCCTCGTCGATGGGGAAAACTGAATCGATAACGGGATGAACTTTTTTCTGTTTCAATAAATTGATCACTTCAAGGAGTTCAGATTTATATCCCATATAGGATCCGAGAATAGAGAGTTGTCGCGTAAACGCAAATCGGAGATCAATTTCCACGGTTGGTCCAGAACTTGAACCACAGAAAACAACACGACCACCGCGAGCAAGCGACGCAGAGCTTGAGTGCCACGTCGTGGGGCCAATGTGTTCAAAGACCACATCGACTCCAGAACCATTCGTCATTTTTTTCACCTCTTTGTGAAATTCAGGATGTCGTTTGTAATTGATAACTTCGTCAGCTCCAAGGAGCTTCGCTCTTTCTAATTTCTCGTCTGTACTTGCGGTGGCAATGATGAATGCACCTGCGTTCTTCGCAAGTTGAATTGCGGCGGTTCCAATCCCACTGCCAGCTGCGTGAATCAAAACTTTTTCCCCAGACTTGAGCGAAGCTCGTCCAAAGAGCATGTGCTGTGCGGTGAGAAAAACAAGTGGAGTTGCTGCCCACTCAACCGCAGTCCATGCATCATTGATTCGAATCAATTCTTTTGCAGGTGCTGTTGTAAATTCTGCGTAACCACCTTGACGCTGAAAGCCCATCACCTGATATTTCGGATCGAGACTTTCACGTCCTTCATAGCCGGGAGTCGGATCGCCTGGAATCTGACCTGGTGAAACGAGAACGCGTTCACCTTCTTTCCAGCCACTCACTTTTTTTCCGAGAGCCACAATGGTTCCGACTACTTCACAGCCCAAGATATGCGGCATCGGCACTTCAAGGCCAGGCCATCCTTGACGGGTCCAGATGTCGAGATGATTGAGCGCACAGGCTTCCACTTGAATGAGAGCTTCGTCATCAAGAAGCTTCGGGTCAGGGAGATCCATTTTTTTTAAAACATCAAGATCACCGTGCTCTGTAAACGCAATGGCTTTCATAAGTATTCTTTCGTTACCAAAATGTAGGGGCGTGCGGCGCACGCCCACATTATGGGCTAATCAGCAATTCGGCCTCATACGGAAACATATAAACTTCACAAGCATTTGCTAAAACCTGTTCTATTTTTGACGCCCCGAACAAGAAAACGCTCGGTTGAATTATGAACCGCTTGATAATATGTATCCATCCCAACTCGGTTACCGTCCACATCTGTTGGAATGATTCTTACATTTGTCATGACTGGATT
The Deltaproteobacteria bacterium RIFCSPHIGHO2_02_FULL_44_16 DNA segment above includes these coding regions:
- a CDS encoding alcohol dehydrogenase is translated as MKAIAFTEHGDLDVLKKMDLPDPKLLDDEALIQVEACALNHLDIWTRQGWPGLEVPMPHILGCEVVGTIVALGKKVSGWKEGERVLVSPGQIPGDPTPGYEGRESLDPKYQVMGFQRQGGYAEFTTAPAKELIRINDAWTAVEWAATPLVFLTAQHMLFGRASLKSGEKVLIHAAGSGIGTAAIQLAKNAGAFIIATASTDEKLERAKLLGADEVINYKRHPEFHKEVKKMTNGSGVDVVFEHIGPTTWHSSSASLARGGRVVFCGSSSGPTVEIDLRFAFTRQLSILGSYMGYKSELLEVINLLKQKKVHPVIDSVFPIDEARSAQEKMLSRDLFGKIVLKMV